The following coding sequences are from one Nonlabens arenilitoris window:
- a CDS encoding carboxymuconolactone decarboxylase family protein, which translates to MPLVTPLDASHDPETRELAAFFNETLGFCPNSVLTMQRRPAISKAFINLNKAVMANEGRVTSALKRMIAWVSSNATGCRYCQAHAIRAAERYGAEQEQLDNIWEYRTHAAFNDAERAALDFSLAASQVPNAVNQDIQDRLHQYWDEGEIVEMLGVISLFGYLNRWNDSMGTTLEQDAIDSGNQYLGKHGFEVGKHV; encoded by the coding sequence ATGCCATTAGTAACTCCATTAGACGCCAGTCATGATCCAGAAACACGTGAACTAGCTGCTTTTTTTAATGAAACACTAGGTTTTTGCCCTAATTCTGTACTAACCATGCAACGCAGGCCAGCCATTTCAAAAGCATTTATCAATCTTAATAAAGCCGTGATGGCAAATGAAGGTCGTGTCACCAGCGCTTTAAAACGCATGATTGCTTGGGTTTCTAGTAATGCAACTGGTTGTAGATATTGTCAAGCGCACGCGATAAGAGCTGCAGAACGTTATGGAGCAGAGCAAGAACAACTGGATAACATCTGGGAATACCGCACGCATGCAGCTTTTAATGATGCTGAACGTGCTGCGCTAGATTTTTCGCTAGCCGCTAGTCAAGTGCCTAATGCCGTAAATCAAGACATACAAGATCGATTACACCAATATTGGGATGAAGGAGAGATTGTAGAAATGCTAGGTGTAATTTCTTTATTCGGTTATTTAAATAGATGGAATGACTCTATGGGAACAACTCTAGAACAAGATGCTATAGATAGCGGTAATCAATATCTAGGAAAACACGGTTTTGAAGTAGGGAAACATGTTTAA
- the feoB gene encoding ferrous iron transport protein B, producing MGKSINVSLIGNPNTGKTSLFNRLTGLNQKVGNYPGITVEKKEGICKLDRSLKAHILDLPGTYSLNTSSLDESVVVETLLNKNSKDYPDVAVVVSDIENLKRNLLLFTQIKDLEIPTILVINMADRMQRKAISLDIALMEQELNTRVVLVSARKNMGVDNLKRAISEYKNLKSVPCVNASSIDPEYFATLKKAYPRQSIYKLWLVITQDVNFGKIDRNRDLEDLKSSSFAVKSESDLKKMQHKETVVRYQFINALLNKVLNVDKSQAKDLRTRLDRVLLHKVWGYLIFFVILLLIFQAIYDWSTYPMDWIDTFFAKASSWAQTSLPEGPFTDLISEGIIPGLGGIVIFIPQIAFLFLFIAILEESGYMSRVVFLMDHIMKKFGLSGKSVVPLVSGTACAIPAVMATRNIEDWKERLITILVVPFTTCSARLPVYLIIIALVIPEQEVWWIFNLQGLTLMLLYMLGFGAAIFSAWVLNKILPIKRKAFFVMEMPAYKLPMLKNVGITVLEKTKSFVLGAGKIIMAISVILWLLASHGLGEQFTNAEEIIKEQYAGQNLSDEELTNKIAAQELEHSFIGYIGKGIEPAVRPLGYDWKIGIAIVSSFAAREVFVGTLATIYSVGSDEEETIKNRMRAEVNPILGGPLFNFASGISLLLFYAFAMQCMSTLAIVKRETNSWKWPAIQFSAMTVIAYFAALAAYQILK from the coding sequence ATGGGTAAATCAATTAATGTTTCACTTATAGGTAATCCTAATACTGGTAAGACATCATTATTTAATAGACTTACTGGTTTAAATCAAAAAGTAGGGAACTATCCCGGTATTACCGTAGAAAAAAAAGAAGGTATTTGTAAACTAGATCGTAGTTTAAAAGCTCATATTCTAGATTTGCCTGGTACATATAGTCTCAATACATCTAGTCTAGATGAAAGTGTAGTTGTAGAGACGCTGCTCAATAAAAATTCAAAAGACTATCCAGATGTGGCTGTGGTAGTTTCTGATATTGAAAACCTCAAACGTAATTTACTTCTGTTCACTCAGATTAAAGATCTAGAAATACCTACCATATTAGTGATTAATATGGCAGACCGTATGCAGCGTAAAGCTATTTCTTTGGATATTGCGTTAATGGAACAAGAGCTCAATACTAGAGTAGTATTAGTAAGTGCTAGAAAAAACATGGGTGTTGATAACCTTAAAAGAGCTATTTCAGAGTATAAAAATTTGAAATCAGTCCCATGTGTGAATGCCTCAAGTATAGATCCAGAGTATTTTGCCACCTTAAAAAAGGCTTATCCTAGACAATCCATATATAAATTATGGCTAGTGATTACTCAAGATGTCAACTTTGGTAAAATTGATAGGAATAGAGATCTTGAAGATTTAAAATCTAGCTCATTTGCTGTTAAGTCAGAAAGCGACTTAAAAAAAATGCAGCATAAAGAAACGGTAGTACGTTATCAATTTATCAATGCTCTATTGAATAAGGTTCTTAATGTAGATAAGTCACAAGCAAAAGATTTAAGAACAAGACTAGACCGTGTGTTACTTCACAAAGTATGGGGTTACCTTATTTTCTTTGTGATATTATTACTCATATTTCAAGCGATTTATGATTGGTCTACCTATCCTATGGATTGGATTGATACATTCTTTGCAAAGGCAAGTTCATGGGCTCAAACATCACTTCCAGAAGGACCTTTTACAGATCTTATTTCTGAAGGTATTATACCTGGATTAGGTGGGATTGTCATTTTTATACCTCAAATTGCCTTTTTGTTTTTATTCATTGCCATACTTGAAGAAAGTGGTTATATGAGTAGAGTGGTTTTTTTAATGGATCACATCATGAAAAAATTTGGGCTGAGTGGTAAAAGTGTAGTGCCATTAGTATCTGGTACTGCTTGTGCTATACCTGCAGTTATGGCAACACGCAATATTGAAGACTGGAAAGAACGCTTAATTACCATTCTGGTTGTACCATTTACTACCTGTTCTGCCAGGTTACCGGTTTATTTAATTATTATTGCTCTAGTTATTCCTGAGCAAGAGGTATGGTGGATTTTTAATTTACAGGGACTAACCCTTATGTTATTATATATGCTGGGCTTTGGCGCAGCAATTTTCTCTGCTTGGGTACTCAACAAAATATTACCTATTAAACGCAAAGCCTTTTTTGTGATGGAAATGCCTGCCTACAAATTACCTATGCTTAAAAACGTAGGAATAACGGTTTTAGAAAAGACAAAAAGTTTTGTGCTAGGTGCTGGAAAAATTATTATGGCGATATCTGTTATCTTATGGTTGTTAGCCAGTCATGGATTAGGTGAGCAGTTTACTAATGCAGAAGAAATAATTAAAGAGCAATATGCTGGTCAAAATTTATCAGATGAGGAATTAACTAATAAAATTGCAGCTCAAGAATTAGAACATAGTTTTATAGGTTATATAGGTAAAGGAATAGAGCCAGCCGTAAGGCCATTAGGCTATGACTGGAAAATAGGTATCGCTATTGTAAGCTCATTTGCTGCAAGAGAGGTTTTTGTGGGAACGCTTGCAACCATTTATAGTGTAGGTAGTGATGAAGAAGAAACAATCAAAAATCGTATGAGAGCAGAGGTAAACCCTATATTAGGTGGACCTTTGTTTAATTTTGCTAGTGGTATTTCTTTATTGCTTTTTTATGCATTTGCTATGCAATGTATGAGTACCCTAGCGATAGTTAAACGTGAAACTAATAGCTGGAAATGGCCTGCCATACAGTTTTCAGCAATGACGGTGATTGCTTATTTTGCGGCACTCGCAGCATATCAAATTCTCAAATAA
- a CDS encoding RNA methyltransferase, protein MKIDQLEPGYFGIGIQHGKTPENLGVLWRSAQNLGASFVFTVGKRYAKQACDTHDIVKAMPYFHYDTFEDFYEHLPKGAMIIGVELDERAIDLQEFKHPRNCVYLLGAEDHGLTNEAIEKSHHLIKFNTPKSLNVAVAGSIIMYDRSIKGSHIYLKGTPK, encoded by the coding sequence ATGAAAATAGACCAATTAGAACCAGGTTACTTCGGCATAGGCATACAGCACGGAAAAACACCTGAAAACCTAGGTGTCTTATGGCGTAGTGCTCAAAACCTAGGCGCTAGTTTTGTATTTACAGTCGGAAAAAGATATGCAAAACAGGCTTGTGATACACATGATATTGTAAAAGCTATGCCTTACTTTCATTATGATACATTTGAAGATTTTTATGAACACCTACCTAAAGGTGCTATGATTATAGGTGTCGAGCTGGATGAAAGAGCAATAGATCTTCAAGAATTTAAGCATCCACGTAATTGTGTTTACCTTCTAGGTGCTGAAGATCACGGACTTACTAACGAAGCTATTGAAAAGTCCCATCATTTAATAAAGTTTAACACTCCTAAAAGCTTAAATGTCGCGGTGGCTGGCAGTATTATTATGTACGATAGATCTATAAAAGGCAGTCATATTTATTTAAAAGGCACGCCTAAATAG
- the recQ gene encoding DNA helicase RecQ has product MNKHELLKKHFGYDSFRPLQEQIIDDVLAHQDLMVVMPTGGGKSMCFQLPSLMLDRITLVISPLIALMKDQVDSLRANGITAGYFNSSQVGTEQQEMLQLLKENQLKLLYVAPESIQLLLQHLKPTDVSLIAIDEAHCISTWGHDFRPAYTQLAYLKKSFPQASLIALTATADRATRADIKEQLAISHAQEYVASFDRPNLTLEVRPGNDRLAQVRRFLKKYKDDSGIIYCLSRKSCEKLADKLSNLGFSAAAYHAGLEHRFRESVQEQFIKDELKIVCATIAFGMGIDKSNVRFVIHYNMPKNIEGYYQEIGRAGRDGIDAHALLFHSYADVIQLRNFAGDSGNSEVQIAKLERMKQFAEALTCRRRMLLSYFNEYLEKDCGNCDVCLNKPDFFDATLIAQKALSAVYRMKERASLNLLIDVLRGAQNASVIDSGFQSIKTYGAGRDISWNNWQQYIIQMINQGLLEIAFHESNHLKLTPQAKAVLFDKQAVKLAVIPKPEELAARNAKAVQESLPSEINKDLYAGLRKLRTQIASQENLAPYMVFSDATLKDIAARIPLTIDEFEDITGVGKHKLDTYGESFLKFTQGFKMMREGDFIYRVVISKPKKKKKSGPKKDTVMESVKLYWAGKTLEEISEIRALKIDTILSHLGKRYVSHKDVNLEAHISPDEIAEIEPFYESYEKENALKPIFEKFNGKHSYGKLRLAMYLIEATTTVK; this is encoded by the coding sequence ATGAATAAACACGAATTACTTAAAAAGCATTTCGGTTACGATAGTTTCCGTCCATTACAAGAGCAAATTATTGATGATGTTCTCGCGCATCAAGACCTTATGGTTGTCATGCCTACTGGTGGCGGTAAATCCATGTGTTTTCAGCTTCCGTCTTTAATGCTAGATAGAATTACTTTAGTCATTTCTCCACTTATTGCTTTAATGAAGGATCAAGTTGATTCTCTAAGAGCTAATGGCATTACGGCTGGTTATTTTAACAGTTCACAAGTAGGTACAGAGCAGCAAGAGATGCTTCAATTATTAAAAGAGAATCAACTAAAATTACTTTATGTAGCACCAGAAAGTATCCAGCTTTTACTACAACATTTAAAGCCTACAGACGTCTCTTTAATTGCGATAGATGAGGCACATTGTATATCCACATGGGGACATGATTTTAGACCAGCATACACACAACTGGCCTATCTTAAAAAATCGTTTCCACAGGCTAGCTTAATTGCATTAACTGCCACCGCAGATCGTGCCACACGTGCTGATATTAAGGAGCAGCTTGCTATTTCTCATGCACAAGAATATGTAGCATCCTTTGATAGACCTAATTTAACTCTAGAAGTACGACCTGGTAATGACCGGTTAGCTCAAGTTCGTCGTTTTCTCAAAAAGTATAAAGACGACTCTGGTATCATTTACTGTTTAAGTAGAAAATCATGTGAAAAACTAGCAGATAAGCTGTCCAATCTAGGTTTTTCTGCTGCTGCTTACCATGCTGGGTTAGAACACCGCTTCCGCGAAAGCGTACAAGAACAATTCATTAAAGATGAATTAAAAATAGTTTGTGCTACGATTGCATTCGGTATGGGAATAGACAAATCTAATGTGCGATTTGTGATTCATTATAATATGCCTAAAAACATTGAAGGATATTATCAAGAAATCGGTCGTGCAGGGCGCGATGGTATTGATGCTCATGCCCTACTATTCCATAGCTATGCAGACGTGATTCAACTGCGCAATTTTGCAGGAGATAGTGGTAATAGTGAAGTGCAAATTGCTAAACTGGAACGTATGAAACAGTTTGCTGAGGCACTCACCTGTCGCCGTCGCATGTTATTATCTTATTTTAATGAATATCTAGAAAAAGATTGTGGTAACTGTGATGTATGTCTCAATAAACCAGACTTCTTTGATGCGACACTTATAGCTCAAAAAGCATTAAGTGCTGTTTATAGAATGAAAGAAAGAGCATCACTCAACTTATTAATAGATGTATTGCGCGGTGCACAAAATGCAAGTGTTATCGATAGTGGTTTTCAATCTATAAAAACGTATGGCGCTGGACGTGATATCTCATGGAATAACTGGCAACAATATATTATACAAATGATTAATCAAGGATTGCTAGAGATCGCTTTTCATGAATCTAACCACCTTAAATTAACACCACAGGCAAAAGCAGTACTTTTTGATAAACAAGCAGTAAAACTAGCTGTTATACCTAAACCTGAAGAGCTTGCTGCTAGAAATGCAAAAGCAGTACAAGAGTCCTTACCTAGCGAGATAAACAAAGATCTGTATGCTGGTTTACGCAAATTAAGAACGCAAATAGCTTCTCAAGAGAACCTGGCACCTTACATGGTTTTTAGTGACGCCACATTAAAAGACATCGCCGCTAGAATTCCACTAACAATTGATGAGTTTGAAGATATTACTGGTGTCGGAAAACACAAGTTAGATACCTATGGAGAGTCATTTTTAAAATTCACACAAGGTTTTAAAATGATGCGCGAGGGCGATTTTATATACCGTGTCGTTATTTCAAAACCCAAAAAGAAAAAAAAGAGCGGACCTAAAAAGGATACCGTTATGGAAAGTGTAAAGTTATACTGGGCAGGAAAAACGCTTGAAGAAATATCTGAAATAAGAGCACTTAAAATAGACACGATACTATCTCATCTAGGGAAACGATATGTAAGTCATAAAGATGTAAATCTAGAGGCACATATTTCACCAGATGAAATTGCAGAGATTGAACCATTTTATGAAAGCTATGAGAAAGAGAATGCTCTCAAGCCCATATTTGAAAAATTCAATGGAAAACATAGCTATGGAAAATTACGTCTTGCTATGTATTTAATAGAAGCCACAACCACTGTAAAATAA
- a CDS encoding response regulator, producing the protein MKTSKIWIIDDNPIDSYVIKTMLELNELSKDIHVFSNNKEALKSLEELDKSDSTDSIHIITENKTNAVNGWKLIKKFLIKLKNKKENSI; encoded by the coding sequence ATGAAGACTTCTAAAATTTGGATCATAGATGATAATCCTATCGACTCTTACGTAATCAAAACCATGCTAGAGTTAAATGAATTATCAAAAGATATTCATGTTTTTTCAAATAATAAAGAGGCTTTAAAAAGTTTAGAAGAACTGGATAAAAGTGATTCAACTGATTCTATTCATATCATTACAGAGAATAAAACTAACGCTGTAAATGGATGGAAATTAATTAAAAAGTTTCTAATAAAATTAAAGAACAAAAAGGAAAACTCAATTTAA
- the recJ gene encoding single-stranded-DNA-specific exonuclease RecJ: MRWTLKPQPDKERQEKLAQELGIDSFLAGLLVQRGVDAFAKAKSFFRPDLNELHDPFLMKDMDVAVKRIQKAIGNNENILVYGDYDVDGTTSVALMSTFLLSFYDRVATYIPDRYGEGYGVSYQGIDYAADNDFSLIIALDCGVKAIDKVAYASEKGIDFIICDHHRPGRQLPAAVAVLDPKRDDCSYPFDELCGCGVGFKLCQALVEANDWDFDILIPYLDLVATAIGADIVPIIDENRILAYHGLNVINTSPRAGFKAIIHQLKKDVLTITDVVFIIAPRINAAGRMKHALHAVELMVTDDFKEAQRIAAEIEEYNADRREADQSITEEAKQQIINNKEEELFTTVVYKEDWHKGVIGIVASRLIEVYYRPTLVFTKSGEYLAASARSVSGFDVYNALEQCSEFIEQFGGHKYAAGLTLKPENYPSFKARFEEVVCATIEKQHLTPEIKIDAVLPLENITPKFYRILQQMAPYGPSNMRPVFMTEKVMDTGYGKCVGKSEDHLKIKVVKKQNDRHAIDAIGFNLGKKSDLIKNKDKFDIAYTISENEWNGNVTLQLMLKDIKA; the protein is encoded by the coding sequence ATGCGCTGGACTTTAAAACCTCAACCCGATAAAGAACGACAGGAGAAACTGGCTCAAGAGCTAGGTATAGACTCTTTTCTTGCTGGTTTGCTTGTGCAGCGTGGTGTGGACGCTTTCGCGAAAGCGAAATCCTTTTTCAGACCAGATCTTAATGAATTACATGATCCTTTTTTAATGAAGGATATGGATGTGGCTGTAAAACGCATCCAAAAAGCCATAGGGAATAATGAGAATATATTAGTTTATGGGGATTATGACGTTGACGGAACTACTAGTGTTGCATTAATGTCTACCTTTTTATTGAGTTTTTATGATCGAGTAGCTACTTACATACCAGATCGATATGGTGAAGGTTATGGAGTGAGTTATCAAGGAATAGATTATGCTGCAGATAATGATTTTTCTCTAATTATAGCATTGGATTGTGGTGTGAAAGCTATTGATAAGGTTGCATATGCAAGTGAAAAAGGCATTGATTTTATAATTTGTGACCATCATAGACCAGGAAGGCAGTTGCCAGCTGCTGTTGCCGTACTAGATCCTAAACGTGATGATTGTTCTTATCCGTTTGATGAGTTATGTGGTTGCGGTGTAGGATTTAAATTATGTCAAGCGCTGGTCGAGGCAAATGACTGGGATTTTGATATTTTAATTCCTTATTTAGACCTAGTCGCTACTGCGATAGGTGCAGATATAGTTCCTATAATTGATGAAAATAGAATATTAGCTTATCATGGATTAAACGTGATTAATACCAGTCCGCGTGCTGGTTTTAAAGCGATTATCCATCAGTTAAAAAAGGATGTTTTAACTATCACAGATGTTGTTTTTATTATAGCGCCACGTATTAATGCCGCAGGTAGGATGAAGCATGCCTTACATGCCGTAGAGTTAATGGTGACTGACGATTTTAAAGAAGCACAACGGATTGCCGCAGAAATCGAAGAATATAATGCAGATAGGCGAGAGGCAGACCAATCGATAACAGAAGAGGCAAAACAACAAATTATTAATAATAAAGAGGAAGAACTTTTTACCACTGTAGTCTATAAGGAAGACTGGCACAAAGGTGTAATAGGAATAGTTGCATCTCGATTAATTGAAGTCTATTATAGACCTACTTTAGTCTTTACAAAAAGTGGAGAGTATCTAGCAGCTAGTGCACGTAGTGTAAGCGGTTTTGATGTGTATAATGCGCTTGAGCAATGTAGTGAGTTTATAGAGCAGTTTGGCGGTCATAAATATGCTGCCGGATTAACATTAAAACCTGAAAATTATCCTTCTTTTAAGGCTCGTTTTGAAGAGGTAGTTTGTGCTACTATTGAAAAGCAACACCTGACACCAGAAATAAAAATTGATGCGGTATTACCACTAGAAAACATAACACCAAAATTTTATCGCATTTTACAACAAATGGCACCATATGGACCAAGTAATATGCGACCTGTTTTTATGACTGAAAAGGTTATGGACACAGGTTATGGTAAGTGCGTAGGCAAATCAGAAGATCATTTAAAGATCAAAGTGGTAAAAAAGCAAAATGATAGACATGCTATTGATGCTATAGGTTTTAATCTGGGTAAAAAGAGTGACCTTATTAAAAACAAAGACAAATTTGATATTGCTTATACCATTAGTGAGAACGAATGGAATGGTAATGTTACCTTACAATTAATGCTTAAAGATATTAAAGCTTAA
- a CDS encoding cold-shock protein, which produces MKEGTVKFFNESKGFGFIVEEGSQNECFVHVTGLIDEIREGDRVEYEEKEGKKGMNAVNVRVVQ; this is translated from the coding sequence ATGAAAGAAGGTACTGTAAAGTTTTTCAACGAGTCTAAAGGATTTGGATTTATCGTTGAAGAAGGATCACAAAACGAATGCTTCGTGCATGTAACTGGACTTATCGATGAGATAAGAGAAGGTGATCGCGTTGAGTATGAAGAAAAAGAAGGAAAAAAAGGAATGAATGCTGTAAACGTAAGAGTTGTACAGTAA
- a CDS encoding FeoA family protein, with product MSDTIAHLKRGEKATIVSFNEEQVPLKLLEMGCLPGNIVMMMESAPFQDPIYLNINGTFLAIRRETAQQIIVKRHG from the coding sequence TTGAGCGATACTATAGCACATCTTAAACGTGGTGAAAAGGCCACCATTGTTTCTTTTAATGAGGAACAAGTACCTCTTAAACTTCTTGAAATGGGATGTTTACCAGGTAATATTGTGATGATGATGGAAAGTGCACCTTTTCAAGATCCTATCTATCTCAATATTAATGGTACTTTTTTAGCAATAAGACGTGAAACAGCTCAACAGATAATAGTGAAACGTCATGGGTAA